One region of Camelina sativa cultivar DH55 chromosome 6, Cs, whole genome shotgun sequence genomic DNA includes:
- the LOC104793231 gene encoding transcription factor PIF4-like isoform X1 → MEHQGWGFEENYSLSTNRRSIRPQDELVELLWRDGKVVLQSQTHRDQTETQKQDHHDGALGSNTFLEDQETVSWIQYPPDEDPFETDDFSSHFFSTVDPLQRPTSETVKPTSGPDPPQVMDKPKACPDPPQVMPPPKFRLTDSSSGNMELGKEQYSVMTVGLSHCESNPSQSDLDVSTSHARSKNIEEKIYPKASSSSGGSSGCSFGKDIKEMASGRSITTDRKRKHIMDTDESVSQSDAIGNKSNQRSGSTRRSRAAEVHNLSERRRRDRINERMKALQELIPHCSKTDKASILDEAIDYLKSLQLQLQVMWMGSGMTAAPMMFPGVQPPPFMRQMQIPVQLPRFPVMDRSAIQNNPGLVCQNPVQNQIFSDRFARFIGGFPQMQAASQVLSDTLYGLKTQPMEMLRFGSPAGQQSQQQSSAPTKTTDGPRLDH, encoded by the exons ATGGAACACCAAGGTTGGGGTTTTGAGGAGAATTATAGTTTGTCCACTAATAGAAGATCTataag GCCACAAGATGAACTTGTGGAGTTGTTGTGGCGAGATGGGAAAGTGGTTCTGCAGAGCCAAACTCATAGAGACCAAACcgaaactcaaaaacaagatCATCATGATGGAGCCCTAGGATCCAACACCTTTCTTGAAGATCAAGAAACTGTTTCTTGGATCCAATACCCTCCAGATGAAGACCCATTTGAAACCGACGACTTCTCCTCCCATTTCTTCTCAACCGTCGATCCCCTCCAGAGACCAACCTCAGAGACTGTTAAGCCTACGTCCGGTCCTGACCCACCTCAAGTCATGGATAAGCCTAAGGCCTGTCCTGACCCTCCTCAAGTCATGCCTCCTCCTAAATTTAGGTTAACCGATTCATCGTCAGGAAACATGGAACTAGGGAAGGAACAGTACTCGGTGATGACCGTTGGACTTAGCCATTGCGAGAGCAACCCATCCCAGAGCGATCTCGATGTCTCAACGAGTCATGCTCGAAGCAAAAACATCGAAGAAAAGATTTATCCGAAGGCAAGCTCCTCATCAGGTGGCTCCTCAGGTTGCAGCTTTGGCAAGGATATCAAAGAAATGGCTAGTGGAAGAAGCATCACAACAGACCGTAAGAGAAAACACATAATGGACACTGATGAATCTGTGTCTCAATCAGAT GCAATAGGTAACAAGTCGAACCAACGATCAGGATCAACCCGAAGGAGCCGAGCAGCTGAAGTTCATAATCTCTCCGAAAGG AGGAGGAGAGATAGGATCAATGAGAGAATGAAGGCTTTGCAAGAACTAATACCTCACTGCAGTAAA ACCGACAAGGCTTCGATTTTGGACGAAGCCATAGACTATTTGAAATCACTTCAACTACAGCTTCAAGTGATGTGGATGGGAAGTGGAATGACGGCGGCTCCGATGATGTTCCCCGGTGTACAGCCTCCACCGTTCATGCGTCAGATGCAGATCCCGGTACAGTTACCTCGATTCCCGGTTATGGATAGGTCCGCAATTCAGAACAATCCCGGTTTAGTTTGTCAGAATCCGGTACAAAACCAGATATTCTCTGACCGGTTTGCTAGGTTCATCGGTGGCTTTCCACAGATGCAGGCCGCGTCTCAG GTTTTATCTGACACACTGTATGGTTTAAAAACTCAGCCGATGGAGATGTTGAGATTTGGGTCACCGGCGGGACAGCAAAGTCAACAACAATCGTCTGCGCCGACCAAGACCACCGATGGTCCTCGTTTGGACCACTAG
- the LOC104793231 gene encoding transcription factor PIF4-like isoform X2, with protein MEHQGWGFEENYSLSTNRRSIRPQDELVELLWRDGKVVLQSQTHRDQTETQKQDHHDGALGSNTFLEDQETVSWIQYPPDEDPFETDDFSSHFFSTVDPLQRPTSETVKPTSGPDPPQVMDKPKACPDPPQVMPPPKFRLTDSSSGNMELGKEQYSVMTVGLSHCESNPSQSDLDVSTSHARSKNIEEKIYPKASSSSGGSSGCSFGKDIKEMASGRSITTDRKRKHIMDTDESVSQSDAIGNKSNQRSGSTRRSRAAEVHNLSERRRRDRINERMKALQELIPHCSKTDKASILDEAIDYLKSLQLQLQVMWMGSGMTAAPMMFPGVQPPPFMRQMQIPVQLPRFPVMDRSAIQNNPGLVCQNPVQNQIFSDRFARFIGGFPQMQAASQPMEMLRFGSPAGQQSQQQSSAPTKTTDGPRLDH; from the exons ATGGAACACCAAGGTTGGGGTTTTGAGGAGAATTATAGTTTGTCCACTAATAGAAGATCTataag GCCACAAGATGAACTTGTGGAGTTGTTGTGGCGAGATGGGAAAGTGGTTCTGCAGAGCCAAACTCATAGAGACCAAACcgaaactcaaaaacaagatCATCATGATGGAGCCCTAGGATCCAACACCTTTCTTGAAGATCAAGAAACTGTTTCTTGGATCCAATACCCTCCAGATGAAGACCCATTTGAAACCGACGACTTCTCCTCCCATTTCTTCTCAACCGTCGATCCCCTCCAGAGACCAACCTCAGAGACTGTTAAGCCTACGTCCGGTCCTGACCCACCTCAAGTCATGGATAAGCCTAAGGCCTGTCCTGACCCTCCTCAAGTCATGCCTCCTCCTAAATTTAGGTTAACCGATTCATCGTCAGGAAACATGGAACTAGGGAAGGAACAGTACTCGGTGATGACCGTTGGACTTAGCCATTGCGAGAGCAACCCATCCCAGAGCGATCTCGATGTCTCAACGAGTCATGCTCGAAGCAAAAACATCGAAGAAAAGATTTATCCGAAGGCAAGCTCCTCATCAGGTGGCTCCTCAGGTTGCAGCTTTGGCAAGGATATCAAAGAAATGGCTAGTGGAAGAAGCATCACAACAGACCGTAAGAGAAAACACATAATGGACACTGATGAATCTGTGTCTCAATCAGAT GCAATAGGTAACAAGTCGAACCAACGATCAGGATCAACCCGAAGGAGCCGAGCAGCTGAAGTTCATAATCTCTCCGAAAGG AGGAGGAGAGATAGGATCAATGAGAGAATGAAGGCTTTGCAAGAACTAATACCTCACTGCAGTAAA ACCGACAAGGCTTCGATTTTGGACGAAGCCATAGACTATTTGAAATCACTTCAACTACAGCTTCAAGTGATGTGGATGGGAAGTGGAATGACGGCGGCTCCGATGATGTTCCCCGGTGTACAGCCTCCACCGTTCATGCGTCAGATGCAGATCCCGGTACAGTTACCTCGATTCCCGGTTATGGATAGGTCCGCAATTCAGAACAATCCCGGTTTAGTTTGTCAGAATCCGGTACAAAACCAGATATTCTCTGACCGGTTTGCTAGGTTCATCGGTGGCTTTCCACAGATGCAGGCCGCGTCTCAG CCGATGGAGATGTTGAGATTTGGGTCACCGGCGGGACAGCAAAGTCAACAACAATCGTCTGCGCCGACCAAGACCACCGATGGTCCTCGTTTGGACCACTAG
- the LOC104793235 gene encoding 50S ribosomal protein L3-1, chloroplastic-like, translating to MAMAMAVVSFPSLLNKSTLSTSLFTPTFLPAKSSSLLIKSSPRTRFVVSSSMEAGIGVMGSKLGMMSFFEEDGTVVPVTVVGFREGNIVTQIKTLATDGYDAVQIGYRRVRDKKLTKPETGHLLKAGTIPMRHLQEFRLTNVEGFETNQKLVFDEIFKEGALVDVAGTTIGKGFQGGIKRHHFKRGQMTHGSKSHRALGSIGAGTTPGRVYKGKKMPGRMGGTRTKIRKLKIVKVDKELNVVMIKGALPGKPGNLLRITPAKIVGLNIPKN from the coding sequence ATGGCGATGGCTATGGCGGTGGTTTCTTTCCCATCTCTACTCAACAAATCAACCTTATCCACTTCTCTCTTCACTCCAACCTTCCTCCCTGCGAAATCCTCTTCCCTTCTCATCAAATCATCACCCAGAACCAGATTCGTTGTGTCTTCCTCCATGGAAGCTGGCATCGGAGTAATGGGTTCAAAGCTCGGAATGATGAGTTTCTTCGAAGAAGACGGCACAGTAGTTCCAGTAACAGTCGTCGGATTCCGCGAAGGCAACATCGTGACCCAAATCAAAACCCTAGCCACCGACGGTTACGACGCGGTTCAAATCGGTTACCGTCGAGTAAGAGACAAGAAGCTAACCAAACCGGAAACCGGTCATCTCCTAAAAGCCGGTACGATTCCAATGAGACATCTACAAGAGTTCAGGCTAACGAACGTGGAAGGATTCGAAACGAACCAGAAGCTCGTGTTCGACGAGATATTCAAAGAGGGGGCCCTCGTCGACGTGGCGGGAACGACGATTGGGAAAGGGTTTCAAGGAGGAATCAAAAGGCATCATTTCAAGAGAGGTCAGATGACTCATGGTTCAAAGAGTCATCGTGCTTTGGGTTCGATTGGTGCTGGTACTACACCCGGAAGGGTTTACAAAGGGAAGAAGATGCCTGGGAGAATGGGAGGCACGAGGACCAAGATCAGGAAGCTTAAGATTGTTAAAGTTGATAAGGAGCTTAATGTTGTTATGATCAAAGGTGCTTTGCCTGGTAAGCCTGGCAATCTCCTTCGTATTACTCCCGCTAAAATCGTCGGACTTAATATTCCCAAGAACTAG
- the LOC104793230 gene encoding transcription factor JUNGBRUNNEN 1-like, with protein MSGKGNLGRDHEEEEEEAPLPGFRFHPTDEELLGFYLRRKVENKPIKLELIKQIDIYKFDPWDLTRVSSVGEKEWYFFCMRGRKYRNSVRPNRVTGSGFWKATGIDKPVYSNLDCVGLKKSLVYYLGSAGKGTKTDWMMHEFRLPSTTKTDSPAQQAEVWTLCRIFKRVTSHRNPTIVPPNRKPVITLTDTCSKTSSLDSDHRSHRVVDSLSHEPPLQPHNHPYWNQHTVAFNQPTYTSCNDNNLLSFWHVNGGDFIGDSASWDELRSVIDGNTKP; from the exons ATGAGTGGCAAAGGTAACTTAGGTAGggatcatgaagaagaagaagaagaagcaccacTTCCTGGATTCAGATTTCATCCGACGGACGAAgagcttttagggttttatcttCGAAGGAAAGTAGAGAACAAACCAATCAAACTCGAACTTATTAAACAGATCGATATCTATAAGTTCGATCCTTGGGATCTTACTA GAGTGAGCAGCGTCGGGGAAAAGGAGTGGTACTTCTTCTGCATGAGAGGTAGGAAGTACAGAAATAGCGTTAGACCAAATCGAGTCACCGGTTCAGGGTTCTGGAAAGCCACTGGTATTGATAAACCGGTTTACTCCAACCTAGATTGTGTCGGTCTCAAGAAATCTCTGGTTTATTATCTTGGTTCTGCCGGTAAAGGCACCAAAACCGATTGGATGATGCATGAATTCCGCCTCCCCTCTACCACAAAAACCGACTCGCCAGCTCAACAAGCT GAGGTATGGACACTATGCAGAATCTTCAAACGGGTCACATCTCACAGAAACCCAACCATCGTACCACCAAACCGAAAACCAGTTATCACCTTAACCGACACGTGTTCTAAGACAAGCAGCTTAGATTCCGACCACAGGAGCCATCGCGTAGTAGACTCCTTGTCCCACGAGCCGCCGCTTCAGCCACATAATCATCCTTATTGGAACCAACATACGGTGGCTTTCAATCAACCGACATATACATCTTGTAATGATAATAACCTCCTCAGTTTCTGGCACGTCAACGGTGGAGATTTCATCGGAGACTCAGCAAGTTGGGATGAACTTAGATCTGTTATAGATGGCAACACTAAACCCTAG
- the LOC104793234 gene encoding uncharacterized protein LOC104793234 produces MDEHLKGVGLRMLGLCLGKQAKVPTSDFERSRLQSESLKALDGAIAFEHNNPDLIFELGVQYAEQRNLKAASRYAKEFIDATGGSVLKGWRFLALVLSAQQRFSEAEVVTDAALDETAKWDQGFLLRLKAKLKISQSNPTEAVETYRYLLALVQAQRKSFGPLRTLSQMEEDKVNEFEVWHGLAYLYSSLSHWNDVEVCLKKAGELKQYSASMLHTEGRMWEGRKEFKPALAAFLDGLLLDGSSVPCKVAVGALLSERGKDHQPTLPVARSLLSDALRIDPTNRKAWYYLGMVHKSDGRIADATDCFQAASMLEESDPIESFSTIL; encoded by the exons ATGGATGAGCATTTGAAAGGCGTTGGTTTGAGGATGTTAGGACTTTGTTTAGGGAAGCAAGCTAAAGTTCCCACGTCGGATTTCGAAAGGTCTCGGCTTCAATCAGAATCATTGAAAGCATTAGATGGAGCTATAGCTTTTGAGCACAACAATCCTGATTTGATCTTTGAGTTAGGTGTTCAATACGCTGAGCAACGGAACTTAAAAGCCGCGTCACGTTACGCCAAAGAGTTCATCGATGCAACGGGAGGGTCGGTGTTAAAAGGATGGAGATTTCTCGCGCTTGTTTTGTCGGCTCAGCAACGGTTTTCAGAAGCTGAAGTTGTGACCGATGCTGCTTTAGATGAAACCGCAAAGTGGGATCAAGGATTTCTCTTGAGACTTAAAGCAAAGTTGAAGATCTCTCAGTCAAATCCAACAGAAGCTGTCGAGACTTATCGTTACCTTCTTGCATTGGTTCAAGCGCAAAGGAAATCTTTTGGACCTCTCAGAACTCTTTCTCAG ATGGAGGAAGACAAAGTGAATGAGTTTGAAGTGTGGCATGGCTTGGCTTATCTTTACTCAAGCCTTTCGCATTGGAACGACGTGGAAGTCTGTCTGAAAAAGGCCGGGGAGCTGAAACAATACTCTGCTTCAATGCTGCATACAGAAG GTCGAATGTGGGAAGGACGAAAGGAGTTTAAACCCGCGTTAGCAGCTTTCTTAGATGGTTTATTACTAGACGGATCATCGGTTCCTTGCAAAGTAGCGGTTGGAGCATTGTTGTCTGAAAGAGGGAAAGATCATCAGCCGACTCTCCCCGTGGCGAGAAGCTTGCTTTCTGATGCATTGAGGATTGATCCGACAAACCGAAAAGCTTGGTATTACCTAGGAATGGTTCATAAATCTGATGGACGTATAGCTGATGCTACCGATTGCTTCCAAGCTGCTTCTATGCTTGAAGAATCTGATCCTATTGAGAGCTTCTCAACCATTctttaa
- the LOC104699419 gene encoding probable polyamine oxidase 2 produces the protein MESRKNTDRQMRRANCFSAGERVKTRSPSVIVIGGGFGGISAARTLHDASFQVMVLESRDRIGGRVHTDYSFGFPVDLGASCYALFDMDGNQVPQELVTQVGVTFEHILEEINKVRDEQDADMSMSKAFSIVFTRKPELRLEGLAHNVLQWYVCRMEGWFAADADTISAKCWDQEELLPGGHGLMVRGYRPVINTLAKGLDIRVGHRVTKIVRRYNGVKVTTENGETFVADAAVIAVPLGVLKAGTIKFEPKLPEWKQEAINDLGVGIENKIILHFEKVFWPKVEFLGVVAETSYGCSYFLNLHKATGHPVLVYMPAGQLAKDIEKMSDEAAASFAFLQLQRILPDALPPVQYLVSRWGSDVNSLGSYSYDIVGKPHDLYERLRVPVDNLFFAGEATSSSFPGSVHGAYSTGLMAAEDCRMRVLERYGELDLFQPVMGEEGPFSVPLLISRL, from the exons ATGGAGTCCAGGAAAAACACTGATCGTCAAATGCGTAGAg CTAATTGCTTTTCAGCTGGTGAAAGGGTGAAGACAAGGTCACCGTCGGTGATTGTCATCGGAGGTGGTTTTGGTGGAATCTCAGCTGCTCGCACTCTTCATGATGCTTCCTTTCAG GTtatggtgctggagtcccgtgACAGAATTGGTGGACGAGTTCACACTGATTACTCATTTGGTTTTCCTGTTGATCTTGGTGCATCATG CTATGCTCTGTTTGATATGGATGGCAACCAAGTTCCCCAAGAGTTGGTAACTCAGGTTGGCGTCACTTTTGAACATATTTTGGAAGAG ATTAATAAAGTCAGGGATGAGCAGGATGCAGACATGTCAATGTCTAAGGCTTTCTCAATAGTCTTTACTAGGAAACCCGAGTTGAG ATTAGAGGGGCTTGCACACAATGTACTTCAGTGGTATGTATGCCGCATGGAAGGATGGTTTGCCGCAGATGCAGATACCATCTCTGCAAAGTGTTGGGATCAG GAGGAGTTACTGCCAGGTGGACACGGACTTATGGTTAGAGGGTATCGTCCTGTCATCAACACTCTGGCCAAAGGTCTTGATATCCGAGTAGGCCACAG GGTTACGAAGATAGTAAGGCGGTACAATGGAGTGAAGGTAACGACAGAAAACGGGGAAACATTTGTTGCTGATGCTGCAGTCATTGCTGTTCCTCTCGGAGTGTTAAAAGCTGGAACCATAAAGTTCGAACCGAAGCTACCTGAGTGGAAACAAGAAGCAATCAACGACCTAGGAGTAGGTATCGAGAACAAGATCATACTACATTTTGAGAAAGTCTTCTGGCCGAAAGTAGAGTTTCTAGGAGTGGTAGCTGAAACCTCCTACGGTTGCAGTTATTTTTTGAACCTGCACAAGGCCACGGGTCATCCTGTCCTGGTTTACATGCCGGCTGGTCAGCTCGCTAAAGACATCGAGAAAATGTCTGATGAAGCAGCTGCAAGTTTCGCCTTCTTGCAACTCCAGAGAATTCTTCCGGATGCATTGCCTCCGGTTCAGTATCTTGTATCAAGGTGGGGATCGGATGTGAATTCACTGGGATCTTATAGCTACGATATCGTGGGAAAACCTCATGATCTCTACGAGAGGCTTAGGGTTCCAGTGGATAACCTATTCTTTGCCGGTGAAGCAACGAGCTCGAGCTTCCCGGGCTCTGTTCACGGCGCTTATTCAACTGGATTGATGGCAGCTGAAGATTGTAGGATGCGAGTTTTGGAGCGGTATGGTGAGTTGGATCTGTTTCAGCCTGTGATGGGTGAAGAAGGACCGTTCTCTGTTCCGCTTCTTATCTCCCGTCTCTAA
- the LOC109125141 gene encoding uncharacterized protein LOC109125141, whose product MLGNRSADFSENGDDEIIRQLCANGICIKTSEVEAKLDEGNIQEAETSLREGLSLNFEEARALLGRLEYQRGNLEGALRVFEGIDLQAAIQRLQVSVPPEKPATKKNRPREPQQLVSQHAANLVLEAIYLKAKSLQKLGRITEAAHECRSVLDSVEKIFQQGIPDAQVDNKLQETVSHAVELLPALWKECGDYQEAISSYRRALLSQWNLDNDCCARIQKDFAVFLLHSGVEASPPSLGSQMEGSYIPRNNLEEAILLLMILLKKFNLGKAKWDPSVFEHLTFALSLCSQTSVLAKQLEEVMPGVYSRIERWNTLALSYSAAGQNSAAVNLLRKSLHKHEQPDDLVALLLAAKLCSEEPSLAAEGSGYAQRAINNAQGMDEHLKGVGLRMLGLCLGKQAKVPTSDFERSRLQSESLKALDGAIAFEHNNPDLIFELGVQYAEQRNLKLLSFAVKSLL is encoded by the exons ATGCTCGGGAATCGATCCGCGGATTTTAGTGAGAATGGGGATGATGAGATCATTAGACAACTATGTGCAAATGGGATTTGCATTAAAACATCTGAAGTTGAAGCAAAGCTTGATGAAGGAAACATCCAAGAAGCTGAAACTTCTTTGAGAGAAGGCTTATCTCTCAATTTcgag GAAGCAAGAGCACTTCTTGGTAGATTGGAATACCAAAGAGGGAATTTAGAAGGTGCACTTCGTGTCTTTGAAGGTATTGACCTTCAAGCAGCTATCCAGCGATTACAGGTTTCTGTGCCTCCTGAGAAACCTGCTACTAAGAAAAACCGTCCCCGTGAACCGCAGCAATTAGTTTCTCAACATGCTGCTAACTTGGTCCTTGAAGCTATCTACTTGAAAGCCAAATCCCTTCAAAAACTTGGGAGAATAACCG aGGCTGCACACGAATGCAGGAGTGTTCTTGATTCTGTTGAGAAAATATTTCAGCAAGGGATACCAGATGCTCAAGTGGATAACAAACTTCAAGAAACCGTTAGCCACGCAGTTGAACTACTTCCTGCGTTATGGAAAGAGTGTGGTGACTATCAAGAAGCAATATCCTCTTATAGACGCGCGCTTTTAAGCCAATGGAATCTTGATAATGACTGTTGTGCAAGGATTCAGAAAGATTTTGCAGTCTTTCTTCTACATTCTGGAGTCGAAGCGAGTCCACCGAGCTTAGGTTCTCAGATGGAGGGCTCCTACATACCTAGAAACAACTTAGAAGAAGCCATTCTTCTTCTAATGATTCTTTTAAAGAAGTTCAACCTCGGGAAAGCTAAATGGGATCCGTCTGTGTTTGAGCACCTTACCTTTGCGTTATCTTTATGTAGTCAGACCTCGGTTCTCGCCAAGCAGCTTGAAGAAGTAATGCCTGGTGTGTACAGCCGTATTGAGCGTTGGAACACTTTGGCTCTTTCCTATAGTGCAGCTGGTCAAAACAGTGCTGCGGTTAACCTTCTTAGAAAGTCTCTGCACAAACACGAACAACCTGATGATCTTGTGGCACTTTTGTTAGCTGCTAAGCTTTGCAGTGAAGAGCCTTCTTTAGCTGCAGAAGGTTCGGGTTATGCGCAGAGAGCTATAAACAATGCACAAGGTATGGATGAGCATTTGAAAGGCGTTGGTCTGAGGATGTTAGGACTTTGTTTAGGGAAGCAAGCTAAAGTTCCCACGTCGGATTTCGAAAGGTCTCGGCTTCAATCAGAATCATTGAAAGCATTAGATGGAGCTATAGCTTTTGAGCACAACAATCCTGATTTGATCTTTGAGTTAGGTGTTCAATACGCTGAGCAACGGAACTTAAAA CTGCTAAGCTTTGCAGTGAAGAGCCTTCTTTAG